In one Fusobacterium perfoetens ATCC 29250 genomic region, the following are encoded:
- the rny gene encoding ribonuclease Y: MNYILGVGLGIIGLSIIFALLYKKSVIDKKIEELKNMEDEQLKGQIKAKEIIKNAESEALIVKKDIELKAKEIAYQIKEEAEKEIKASKNEILQKELRITRKEENIDNKLEKIEQKTLELEKQEEVLEEKLQEIENLKLKEEEELEKISGLSKNEAKELLISKLKDSLTHETAMVIKDYEARLEETKEDMAKRIISTAIGKAASEYVVDSTVSVVNLPNDEMKGRIIGREGRNIRTIESLTGVDVIIDDTPEAVVLSSYDGVKREVARRAIDKLISDGRIHPGKIEELVNKARKEIEKDIIDTGEQAILEVGVQGLHPEIVKTLGKLKYRTSYGQNVLVHSIEVAKLCGVLAAELGCNVKLAKRAGLLHDIGKVLDHETESSHAIIGGEFLRKFGEKEEVINAVMAHHNEVEKKTVEAVLVQAADAVSASRPGSRRETLSAYLKRLASLEEIANSFKGVESSYAIQAGREMRIIVNPETISDDEAIIMAREMAKKIEDTMQYPGQIKVTILRETRATEYAR; encoded by the coding sequence ATGAATTATATATTAGGAGTAGGATTAGGAATAATCGGACTTAGTATAATTTTTGCTTTATTATACAAAAAGTCTGTTATAGATAAAAAGATAGAAGAATTAAAAAATATGGAAGATGAACAATTAAAAGGGCAAATTAAAGCTAAAGAAATAATAAAAAATGCTGAATCAGAAGCATTAATAGTAAAGAAAGATATAGAATTAAAGGCTAAAGAAATAGCTTATCAAATAAAAGAGGAAGCTGAGAAAGAAATAAAAGCTTCTAAAAATGAAATATTACAAAAAGAATTAAGAATAACAAGAAAAGAAGAAAATATTGATAATAAATTAGAAAAAATAGAACAAAAAACATTAGAACTTGAAAAGCAAGAAGAAGTTTTAGAAGAAAAATTACAAGAAATAGAGAATTTAAAATTAAAAGAAGAAGAAGAACTTGAAAAAATATCAGGACTTTCTAAAAATGAGGCTAAAGAACTTCTTATTTCTAAATTAAAAGATAGTTTAACACATGAAACAGCAATGGTTATAAAAGATTATGAAGCTAGATTAGAAGAGACAAAAGAAGATATGGCTAAGAGAATAATTTCAACAGCAATAGGAAAAGCTGCTTCTGAATATGTTGTCGACTCAACAGTGTCAGTTGTAAATCTTCCAAATGACGAAATGAAAGGAAGAATTATTGGAAGAGAGGGAAGAAATATACGGACTATAGAATCTTTAACAGGAGTAGATGTAATTATAGATGATACTCCAGAAGCCGTAGTTCTTTCAAGTTATGATGGAGTTAAAAGAGAAGTAGCAAGAAGAGCTATTGATAAATTAATTTCTGATGGAAGAATACATCCAGGAAAAATAGAAGAATTAGTTAATAAAGCAAGAAAAGAAATAGAAAAAGATATTATAGATACTGGAGAACAAGCTATCTTAGAAGTTGGAGTACAAGGACTTCATCCAGAAATTGTAAAAACTTTAGGAAAATTAAAATATAGAACAAGTTATGGACAAAATGTGTTAGTGCATTCAATAGAAGTTGCAAAACTTTGTGGAGTATTAGCTGCTGAATTAGGATGTAATGTAAAATTAGCTAAAAGAGCTGGGCTTTTACATGATATAGGAAAAGTTTTAGACCATGAAACTGAATCTTCTCATGCAATAATTGGAGGAGAATTTTTAAGAAAATTTGGAGAAAAAGAGGAAGTTATCAATGCTGTAATGGCTCATCATAATGAAGTTGAAAAGAAAACGGTTGAAGCTGTATTGGTTCAGGCAGCAGATGCTGTATCTGCTTCTAGACCTGGTTCGAGAAGAGAAACTTTATCTGCTTACTTAAAGAGATTAGCTTCTCTAGAAGAAATAGCAAACTCATTTAAAGGAGTTGAATCTTCTTATGCTATTCAAGCTGGAAGAGAAATGAGAATAATTGTAAATCCTGAGACAATTTCGGATGATGAAGCTATAATTATGGCTAGAGAAATGGCTAAAAAAATTGAGGATACAATGCAATATCCAGGTCAAATAAAAGTTACTATTTTAAGAGAAACAAGAGCTACAGAATATGCAAGATAA